From one Streptomyces sp. ICC1 genomic stretch:
- a CDS encoding acyl-CoA dehydrogenase family protein, whose translation MALDHRLTPEHEELRRTVEAFAHDVVAPKIGDLYERHEFPYEIVAEMGRMGLFGLPFPEEYGGMGGDYLALGIALEELARVDSSVAITLEAGVSLGAMPLYLFGTEEQKRQWLPKMCSGEVLGAFGLTEPGAGSDAGGTRTTAVRDGDEWVINGSKCFITNSGTDITGLVTVTAVTGRKAGGRPEISSIIVPSGTPGFTVAAPYSKVGWNSSDTRELAFQDVRVPLANLVGEEGRGYAQFLRILDEGRIAISALATGLAQGCVDESVKYAKERHAFGKAIGDNQAIQFKLADMEMRAHMARIGWRDAASRLVAGEPFKKEAAIAKLYSSTVAVDNARDATQIHGGYGFMNEYPVARMWRDSKILEIGEGTSEVQRMLIARELGLSA comes from the coding sequence ATGGCCCTCGACCACCGGCTCACCCCCGAGCACGAGGAACTCCGCCGCACCGTCGAGGCGTTCGCGCACGATGTCGTGGCACCGAAGATCGGCGACCTGTACGAGCGGCACGAGTTCCCGTACGAGATCGTCGCCGAGATGGGCCGCATGGGCCTGTTCGGCCTGCCCTTCCCCGAGGAGTACGGCGGCATGGGCGGCGACTACCTCGCCCTCGGCATCGCCCTGGAGGAGCTCGCCCGCGTCGACTCCTCGGTCGCCATCACCCTGGAGGCGGGCGTCTCGCTGGGCGCGATGCCCCTCTACCTCTTCGGCACCGAGGAGCAGAAGCGGCAGTGGCTGCCGAAGATGTGCTCCGGGGAGGTCCTGGGCGCCTTCGGCCTGACCGAGCCCGGCGCGGGCTCCGACGCGGGCGGCACCCGCACGACCGCCGTCCGGGACGGCGACGAGTGGGTCATCAACGGCTCCAAGTGCTTCATCACCAACTCCGGTACGGACATCACCGGTCTGGTCACCGTCACCGCCGTGACGGGCCGCAAGGCGGGCGGCCGCCCCGAGATCTCCTCGATCATCGTCCCGTCCGGCACCCCCGGCTTCACGGTGGCCGCCCCGTACTCCAAGGTGGGCTGGAACTCCTCGGACACCCGCGAACTGGCCTTCCAGGACGTACGGGTCCCGCTCGCCAACCTGGTCGGCGAGGAGGGCCGCGGTTACGCCCAGTTCCTGCGGATCCTCGACGAGGGCCGCATCGCCATCTCGGCGCTCGCCACCGGGCTCGCGCAGGGCTGCGTGGACGAGTCGGTCAAGTACGCGAAGGAGCGGCACGCCTTCGGCAAGGCGATCGGCGACAACCAGGCCATCCAGTTCAAGCTGGCGGACATGGAGATGCGCGCGCACATGGCCCGGATCGGCTGGCGCGACGCGGCCTCCCGGCTCGTGGCCGGAGAGCCGTTCAAGAAGGAGGCGGCCATCGCGAAGCTGTACTCCTCGACGGTGGCCGTCGACAACGCGCGCGACGCCACGCAGATCCACGGCGGCTACGGGTTCATGAACGAGTACCCGGTGGCCCGCATGTGGCGCGATTCGAAGATCCTGGAGATCGGCGAGGGCACGAGCGAGGTGCAGCGCATGCTGATCGCCCGTGAACTGGGGCTCTCCGCCTGA
- a CDS encoding hydroxymethylglutaryl-CoA lyase, which produces MTVPAAGLPARVRIHEVGARDGLQNEKTAVPTAVKAEFVHRLAAAGLTTIEATSFVHPKWVPQLADAEELFPLLADVKAALPVLVPNERGLDRALALGATRIAVFGSATETFASRNLNRTVAESLAMFEPVVARAKEHGAHVRGYLSMCFGDPWEGPVPVHQVVGVAKALLDLGCDELSLGDTIGVATPGHVRTLLSALNEEGVGTDRIGVHFHDTYGQALSNTLAALQHGVTTVDASAGGLGGCPYAKSATGNLATEDLVWMLDGLGVETGVDLAALTATSVWMAERLGRPSPSRTVRALSHKE; this is translated from the coding sequence ATGACCGTCCCCGCGGCCGGACTCCCGGCGCGCGTCCGCATCCACGAGGTCGGCGCCCGCGACGGGCTGCAGAACGAGAAGACGGCCGTCCCCACCGCCGTCAAGGCCGAGTTCGTCCACCGGCTGGCCGCCGCCGGGCTCACCACCATCGAGGCCACCAGCTTCGTGCACCCCAAGTGGGTCCCCCAGCTGGCCGACGCCGAGGAACTGTTCCCGCTCCTCGCCGACGTGAAGGCCGCGCTGCCCGTCCTCGTGCCCAACGAGCGCGGCCTCGACCGCGCGCTCGCGCTCGGTGCCACCCGTATCGCCGTGTTCGGTTCGGCCACCGAGACCTTCGCCTCGCGCAACCTCAACCGCACCGTCGCCGAGTCCCTCGCCATGTTCGAGCCCGTCGTGGCCCGGGCCAAGGAGCACGGGGCGCACGTGCGCGGCTATCTCTCGATGTGCTTCGGCGACCCCTGGGAGGGGCCGGTCCCGGTCCACCAGGTGGTCGGCGTCGCCAAGGCCCTGCTCGACCTCGGCTGTGACGAGCTGAGCCTCGGCGACACCATCGGCGTCGCCACCCCGGGACACGTGCGGACCCTCCTCTCCGCGCTCAACGAGGAGGGCGTCGGCACCGACCGGATCGGCGTGCACTTCCACGACACCTACGGCCAGGCCCTGTCCAACACCCTCGCCGCGCTCCAGCACGGCGTGACCACCGTCGACGCCTCCGCCGGCGGCCTCGGCGGATGCCCGTACGCCAAGAGCGCCACCGGCAATCTCGCGACCGAGGACCTCGTCTGGATGCTCGACGGCCTCGGCGTCGAGACCGGGGTCGATCTGGCCGCCCTCACCGCCACGAGCGTGTGGATGGCCGAGCGGTTGGGGCGACCCAGCCCCTCCCGTACCGTCCGCGCCCTCTCCCACAAGGAGTAA
- a CDS encoding ABC transporter ATP-binding protein has protein sequence MHVIYKVHGTGGRKGGATAALSRIFSRKPAPGIREVHAVKGVSFTAYKGEAIGLIGTNGSGKSTLLSAIAGLQPVARGRIFSHGQPSLLGVNAALMNDLTGERNVVLGGLAMGMTKQQIRERYQGIVDFSGINEKGDFISLPMRTYSSGMGARLRFSIAAAKDHDVLMIDEALATGDAAFQRRSQARIEELREQAGTVFLVSHGIGTVRETCDRAIWLESGVLRMDGPADEVCDAYEEFTNSR, from the coding sequence GTGCACGTGATCTACAAGGTGCACGGCACCGGCGGCCGCAAGGGCGGCGCCACCGCGGCCCTGAGTCGGATCTTCTCCCGCAAGCCCGCCCCCGGCATCCGCGAGGTGCACGCCGTCAAGGGTGTCAGCTTCACCGCGTACAAGGGCGAGGCCATCGGCCTGATCGGCACCAACGGCTCCGGCAAGTCCACCCTGCTGTCCGCCATCGCCGGCCTCCAGCCGGTCGCGCGCGGCCGGATCTTCTCGCACGGCCAGCCGTCCCTGCTCGGCGTGAACGCCGCGCTGATGAACGACCTGACCGGCGAGCGCAACGTCGTCCTCGGCGGCCTCGCGATGGGCATGACCAAGCAGCAGATCCGCGAGCGCTACCAGGGCATCGTCGACTTCTCCGGGATCAACGAGAAGGGCGACTTCATCTCGCTTCCCATGCGGACCTACTCCTCCGGCATGGGCGCCCGGCTGCGCTTCTCCATCGCCGCCGCCAAGGACCACGACGTCCTGATGATCGACGAGGCCCTGGCCACGGGCGACGCCGCCTTCCAGCGGCGCAGCCAGGCCCGCATCGAGGAGCTCCGCGAACAGGCCGGCACCGTCTTCCTCGTCAGCCACGGCATCGGCACCGTCCGCGAGACCTGCGACCGCGCGATCTGGCTGGAATCGGGCGTCCTGCGCATGGACGGCCCCGCGGACGAGGTCTGCGACGCGTACGAGGAATTCACCAACAGCCGCTGA
- a CDS encoding NAD-glutamate dehydrogenase encodes MQTKLDEAKAELLSRAARVAENSPAGGLLPTGSEPGERADRPDRDAMLSYLQRYYLHTAPEDLLDRDPVDVFGAALSHYRIAEKRPQGTANVRVHTPTVEENGWTSSHSVVEVVTDDMPFLVDSVTNELSRQGRGIHVVIHPQVVVRRDVTGKLIEILGPDCDAHGPRTARPHDSLVESWIHVEIDRETDKADLKQINADLLRVLSDVRESVEDWEKMRDAALRIAEGLPAEPTAPDLREYELEEARELLRWLADDHFTFLGYREYNLVDGDSLSAVPGTGLGILRSDPHHSGKDDGHPVSPSFNRLPADARAKAREHRLLVLTKANSRSTVHRPSYLDYVGVKKFDAEGNVVGERRFLGLFSSAAYTESVRRVPVIRRKVAEVLEGAGFAASSHDGRDLLQILETYPRDELFQTPVDQLQAIATSVLYLQERRRLRLYLRQDEYGRYYSALVYLPRDRYTTGVRLRLIAILQEELDGISVDFTAWNTESILSRIHFVVRVPQGTELPVLTDADVERIEGRLVEAARSWADGFGEALVAELGEERAAELLRKYGNSFPEGYKADHSPRAAVADLCHLERLSASDRAFALSLYEPVGAGPGERRFKIYRTGEQVSLSAVLPVLQRLGVEVTDERPYELRCSDRSNAWIYDFGLRMPLPTGNGDGAAASNYLGDDARERFQDAFSAVWQGDAENDNFNTLVLGAGLTWRQAVVLRAYAKYLRQAGATFSQDYMEDTLRNNVHTTRLLISLFEARMSPGRQSAGSELVDAMLEELDGALDQVASLDEDRILRSFLTLIKATLRTNFFQLNSAGEQHSYVSMKFDPQAIPELPAPRPAFEIWVYSPRVEGVHLRFGKVARGGLRWSDRREDFRTEILGLVKAQMVKNTVIVPVGAKGGFVAKNLPDPSVDRDAWLTEGIASYKIFISALLDITDNMVGGEVVHPKAVVRHDEDDTYLVVAADKGTATFSDIANGVAESYGFWLGDAFASGGSAGYDHKGMGITARGAWESVKRHFRELGHDTQTQDFTVVGVGDMSGDVFGNGMLLSEHIRLVAAFDHRHIFIDPNPDAATSYAERRRLFDLPRSSWADYDTSLLSQGGGIHPRSAKAIPVNAQVRAALGIEAGVTKMTPADLMKAILQSPVDLLWNGGIGTYVKATAETHADVGDKANDAIRVNGSDARAKVIGEGGNLGLTQLGRIEFARSGAGGEGGKINTDAIDNSAGVDTSDHEVNIKILLNSVVADGDLTVKQRNKFLAQMTDEVGRLVLRNNYAQNVALSNGAAQAPSLLHAQQRFMRRLGRDGLLDRALEFLPNDRQIRELLNNGKGLTQPELAVLFAYTKITVADELIHTGLPDDPYMARLLHAYFPGALRAKFPEQVDGHALRREIITTVLVNDTVNSGGSTFLHRLREETGASLEEIVRAQLAAREIFGLADVWDAVEALDNEVAANVQTRVRLHSRRLVERGTRWLLNNRPQPLQITETIELFAERVARVWSDVPKLVRGADLEWYEAVMAELIGEGVPEELAAKVAGFSSAFPTLDIVAIADRTGVEPLAVAEVYYDLADRLEITKLMDRIIELPRADRWQSMARASIREDLFSAHAALTADVLTVGNGTSTPEERFKAWEEKNTAIIGRARTTLDEIQGSDDFDLANLSVAMRTMRSLLRAHV; translated from the coding sequence ATGCAGACCAAGCTGGACGAAGCAAAGGCCGAGCTGCTTTCGCGGGCGGCCCGGGTAGCCGAGAACAGCCCGGCCGGGGGGCTACTTCCGACTGGGTCCGAGCCAGGGGAGCGTGCTGACCGTCCAGACCGGGACGCGATGCTCTCCTACCTCCAGCGCTACTACCTGCACACCGCCCCCGAGGACCTCTTGGACCGGGATCCGGTCGACGTGTTCGGGGCAGCGCTCTCCCACTACCGGATCGCGGAGAAGCGCCCGCAGGGCACCGCGAACGTCCGCGTGCACACCCCCACGGTGGAGGAGAACGGCTGGACCTCCAGCCACTCCGTCGTCGAGGTGGTCACGGACGACATGCCGTTCCTGGTCGACAGCGTCACCAACGAGCTGTCCCGCCAGGGCCGCGGCATCCACGTCGTGATCCACCCGCAGGTCGTCGTCCGCCGCGACGTCACCGGCAAGCTGATCGAGATCCTCGGCCCCGACTGCGACGCGCACGGCCCCCGCACCGCGCGCCCCCACGACTCCCTCGTCGAGTCCTGGATCCACGTCGAGATCGACCGCGAGACCGACAAGGCCGACCTCAAGCAGATCAACGCCGACCTGCTGCGCGTCCTGTCCGACGTCCGCGAGTCCGTCGAGGACTGGGAGAAGATGCGCGACGCCGCGCTGCGCATCGCCGAGGGCCTGCCCGCCGAGCCCACCGCGCCCGACCTGCGCGAGTACGAGCTCGAAGAGGCCCGCGAGCTGCTGCGCTGGCTCGCCGACGACCACTTCACCTTCCTCGGCTACCGCGAGTACAACCTCGTCGACGGCGACTCCCTGTCCGCCGTGCCCGGCACCGGCCTCGGCATCCTGCGCTCCGACCCGCACCACAGCGGCAAGGACGACGGCCACCCCGTCTCGCCGTCCTTCAACCGGCTGCCGGCCGACGCCCGCGCCAAGGCCCGCGAGCACCGCCTGCTGGTGCTGACCAAGGCCAACAGCCGCTCCACCGTGCACCGCCCCTCGTACCTCGACTACGTGGGCGTGAAGAAGTTCGACGCCGAGGGCAACGTCGTCGGCGAGCGCCGCTTCCTCGGACTGTTCTCCTCCGCCGCGTACACCGAGTCGGTGCGCCGCGTCCCCGTCATCCGCCGCAAGGTCGCCGAGGTCCTCGAAGGCGCCGGCTTCGCGGCGTCCAGCCACGACGGCCGCGACCTGCTGCAGATCCTGGAGACCTACCCGCGCGACGAGCTGTTCCAGACCCCGGTCGACCAGCTCCAGGCCATCGCCACTTCCGTGCTCTACCTCCAGGAGCGCCGCCGGCTGCGGCTGTACCTGCGCCAGGACGAGTACGGGCGCTACTACTCCGCGCTCGTCTACCTGCCGCGCGACCGCTACACCACCGGCGTGCGGCTGCGCCTGATCGCGATCCTGCAGGAGGAGCTCGACGGCATCAGCGTCGACTTCACCGCCTGGAACACCGAGTCGATCCTCTCCCGCATCCACTTCGTCGTCCGCGTCCCGCAGGGCACCGAGCTGCCCGTGCTGACCGACGCCGACGTGGAGCGGATCGAGGGCCGGCTGGTCGAGGCCGCCCGCTCCTGGGCCGACGGCTTCGGCGAGGCGCTCGTCGCCGAGCTGGGCGAGGAGCGCGCCGCCGAGCTGCTGCGCAAGTACGGGAACTCCTTCCCCGAGGGCTACAAGGCCGACCACTCGCCGCGCGCGGCCGTGGCCGACCTGTGCCACCTCGAGCGGCTGTCCGCGAGCGACCGCGCGTTCGCGCTGTCGCTGTACGAGCCGGTCGGCGCGGGCCCCGGCGAACGCCGGTTCAAGATCTACCGCACCGGCGAGCAGGTCTCGCTCTCCGCGGTGCTGCCGGTCCTGCAGCGCCTGGGCGTGGAGGTCACCGACGAGCGGCCCTACGAGCTGCGCTGCAGCGACCGCAGCAACGCGTGGATCTACGACTTCGGCCTGCGGATGCCGCTCCCGACGGGCAACGGGGACGGCGCCGCGGCGTCCAACTACCTCGGCGACGACGCCCGCGAGCGGTTCCAGGACGCCTTCTCGGCGGTCTGGCAGGGCGACGCCGAGAACGACAACTTCAACACCCTGGTGCTGGGCGCCGGGCTGACCTGGCGCCAGGCCGTGGTGCTGCGCGCGTACGCCAAGTACCTGCGCCAGGCCGGTGCCACCTTCAGCCAGGACTACATGGAGGACACCCTCCGCAACAACGTCCACACCACCCGGCTGCTGATCTCGCTCTTCGAGGCCCGCATGTCGCCCGGCCGCCAGTCCGCGGGCAGCGAGCTCGTCGACGCGATGCTGGAAGAGCTGGACGGGGCCCTGGACCAGGTCGCCTCGCTGGACGAGGACCGGATCCTGCGGTCCTTCCTCACCCTCATCAAGGCCACCCTGCGCACGAACTTCTTCCAGCTGAACAGCGCGGGCGAGCAGCACTCGTACGTGTCGATGAAGTTCGACCCGCAGGCCATCCCGGAGCTGCCGGCCCCGCGCCCGGCCTTCGAGATCTGGGTGTACTCCCCGCGCGTCGAGGGCGTCCACCTGCGCTTCGGCAAGGTCGCCCGAGGCGGCCTGCGCTGGTCCGACCGGCGCGAGGACTTCCGTACGGAGATCCTCGGCCTGGTCAAGGCGCAGATGGTCAAGAACACCGTCATCGTGCCGGTCGGCGCCAAGGGCGGCTTCGTCGCCAAGAACCTGCCGGACCCCTCGGTGGACCGCGACGCCTGGCTCACCGAGGGCATCGCCTCGTACAAGATCTTCATCTCGGCGCTCCTCGACATCACCGACAACATGGTCGGCGGCGAGGTCGTGCACCCCAAGGCCGTGGTCCGCCACGACGAGGACGACACCTACCTCGTCGTCGCCGCCGACAAGGGCACCGCGACCTTCTCCGACATCGCCAACGGGGTCGCGGAGTCCTACGGCTTCTGGCTGGGCGACGCCTTCGCCTCCGGCGGCAGCGCCGGCTACGACCACAAGGGCATGGGCATCACCGCCCGCGGCGCCTGGGAGTCCGTCAAGCGGCACTTCCGCGAGCTGGGACACGACACCCAGACGCAGGACTTCACGGTCGTCGGCGTCGGCGACATGTCCGGCGACGTCTTCGGCAACGGCATGCTGCTCTCCGAGCACATCCGCCTGGTCGCCGCCTTCGACCACCGGCACATCTTCATCGACCCGAACCCGGACGCGGCCACCTCCTACGCCGAGCGCCGGCGCCTGTTCGACCTGCCGCGCTCCTCGTGGGCGGACTACGACACCTCGCTGCTGTCGCAGGGCGGCGGGATCCACCCGCGCAGCGCGAAGGCCATCCCGGTCAACGCGCAGGTCCGCGCGGCCCTCGGCATCGAGGCGGGCGTCACGAAGATGACCCCGGCCGACCTGATGAAGGCGATCCTGCAGTCCCCGGTGGACCTGCTGTGGAACGGCGGCATCGGTACGTACGTCAAGGCGACGGCCGAGACGCACGCGGACGTCGGCGACAAGGCCAACGACGCCATCCGCGTCAACGGCTCCGACGCGCGGGCCAAGGTCATCGGCGAGGGCGGCAACCTGGGTCTGACCCAGCTCGGCCGCATCGAGTTCGCGCGCAGCGGCGCGGGCGGCGAGGGCGGCAAGATCAACACCGACGCCATCGACAACAGCGCCGGCGTGGACACCTCCGACCACGAGGTGAACATCAAGATCCTGCTGAACTCGGTGGTCGCCGACGGGGACCTGACCGTCAAGCAGCGCAACAAGTTCCTCGCCCAGATGACCGACGAGGTCGGCCGGCTGGTGCTGCGCAACAACTACGCGCAGAACGTGGCGCTGTCCAACGGCGCGGCCCAGGCGCCCAGCCTGCTCCACGCCCAGCAGCGCTTCATGCGCCGCCTGGGCCGGGACGGCCTGCTGGACCGGGCGCTGGAGTTCCTGCCCAACGACCGGCAGATCCGCGAACTGCTGAACAACGGCAAGGGCCTGACCCAGCCGGAGCTGGCCGTCCTGTTCGCCTACACCAAGATCACGGTGGCGGACGAGCTCATCCACACCGGGCTGCCGGACGACCCGTACATGGCCCGCCTGCTGCACGCCTACTTCCCGGGCGCGCTGCGCGCGAAGTTCCCGGAGCAGGTCGACGGGCACGCGCTGCGCCGCGAGATCATCACCACGGTGCTGGTCAACGACACGGTCAACAGCGGCGGCTCGACCTTCCTGCACCGGCTGCGGGAGGAGACCGGGGCCTCCCTGGAGGAGATCGTCCGGGCGCAGCTCGCCGCCCGCGAGATCTTCGGACTGGCCGACGTGTGGGACGCCGTCGAGGCGCTCGACAACGAGGTCGCCGCCAACGTCCAGACCCGGGTGCGGCTGCACTCGCGGCGCCTGGTCGAGCGCGGTACGCGCTGGCTGCTGAACAACCGGCCGCAGCCGCTCCAGATCACCGAGACCATCGAGCTCTTCGCCGAGCGGGTGGCGCGGGTCTGGTCGGACGTGCCGAAGCTCGTTCGCGGCGCGGACCTGGAGTGGTACGAGGCGGTCATGGCCGAGCTGATCGGCGAGGGCGTGCCGGAGGAGCTGGCGGCCAAGGTGGCCGGGTTCTCCTCGGCCTTCCCGACGCTGGACATCGTCGCGATCGCGGACCGCACGGGCGTCGAGCCGCTGGCGGTGGCCGAGGTGTACTACGACCTCGCGGACCGGCTGGAGATCACGAAGCTGATGGACCGGATCATCGAGCTGCCGCGGGCCGACCGCTGGCAGTCGATGGCCCGCGCGTCCATCCGCGAGGACCTGTTCTCGGCGCACGCGGCGCTGACCGCCGACGTGCTGACGGTCGGCAACGGCACGTCGACTCCCGAGGAGCGCTTCAAGGCGTGGGAGGAGAAGAACACGGCGATCATCGGGCGGGCGCGGACGACGCTGGACGAGATCCAGGGGTCGGACGACTTCGACCTGGCGAACCTGTCGGTCGCGATGCGGACGATGCGGTCGCTGCTGCGGGCGCACGTGTAG
- a CDS encoding HAD family hydrolase, translated as MSRESPRSPASAPQAPVSPAGSASSHIVWDWNGTLLHDIDAVIDATNASFAELGFAPITLERYRELYVVPVPKFYERLMGRLPTEAEWLVMDETFHRHYWAAAGTAGLAEGARELLRDWQADGLTQSLLSLAPHDKLVPLVRAHGIDLHFLRVDGRIGPSHTSKAGHLVRHLEALEGTGVTAVRTVLIGDAVDDALAAAHVGARAVLYTGGSHSRSSLESAGVPVVDSLAEAVRTARELAG; from the coding sequence ATGAGCCGGGAGAGCCCTCGGAGCCCCGCGTCCGCCCCGCAGGCCCCCGTGTCCCCGGCCGGATCCGCCTCCTCGCACATCGTCTGGGACTGGAACGGCACGCTGCTCCACGACATCGACGCCGTCATCGACGCGACCAACGCCTCCTTCGCCGAGCTGGGCTTCGCGCCGATCACCCTGGAGCGGTACCGCGAGCTGTACGTCGTACCGGTGCCGAAGTTCTACGAACGCCTCATGGGCCGGCTCCCCACGGAGGCCGAGTGGCTGGTCATGGACGAGACCTTCCACCGCCACTACTGGGCCGCCGCCGGGACCGCCGGGCTCGCCGAAGGCGCCCGGGAGCTGCTCCGGGACTGGCAGGCGGACGGGCTCACCCAGTCCCTGCTGTCCCTCGCGCCCCACGACAAGCTCGTCCCGCTCGTCCGGGCGCACGGCATCGACCTGCACTTCCTGCGCGTCGACGGGCGCATCGGCCCCTCCCACACCAGCAAGGCGGGACACCTCGTACGCCACCTGGAGGCCCTGGAGGGGACGGGGGTGACGGCCGTGCGTACGGTACTCATCGGAGACGCCGTGGACGACGCGCTGGCCGCGGCGCACGTGGGAGCGCGGGCCGTCCTCTACACGGGCGGTTCGCACAGCCGCAGCAGTCTGGAATCGGCCGGTGTCCCCGTGGTCGACAGCCTGGCGGAGGCCGTACGCACTGCTCGCGAACTGGCCGGATAG
- a CDS encoding Rv3235 family protein yields the protein MPTRTTKTAKTTRAARTARAGNTARPPGRHDQRRPGAAVHRGPHHWFADRLLAVLSGRRPVHSLMGHTVGPAYDQLIALAPADPLCDRLTPVVHRCGRFTPGPGVIEAFARIATGDRLTALAFRLEQGTDLRWRCAAVELQGMRP from the coding sequence ATGCCCACAAGGACCACCAAAACCGCCAAGACCACCAGGGCCGCCAGGACCGCCAGGGCCGGGAACACCGCCCGGCCCCCCGGCCGCCACGACCAGCGCCGCCCGGGGGCCGCCGTCCACCGCGGCCCGCACCACTGGTTCGCCGACCGGCTCCTCGCGGTGCTCAGCGGCCGCCGGCCGGTCCACTCCCTGATGGGCCACACCGTCGGCCCCGCCTACGACCAGCTGATCGCCCTGGCCCCCGCGGACCCCCTGTGCGACCGGCTCACCCCCGTGGTCCACCGGTGCGGCCGCTTCACCCCCGGCCCGGGGGTCATCGAGGCCTTCGCCCGCATCGCCACGGGCGACCGACTGACGGCGCTGGCCTTCCGCCTGGAACAGGGCACCGACCTGCGCTGGCGCTGCGCGGCCGTCGAACTCCAGGGCATGCGGCCGTGA